A stretch of the Dechloromonas sp. TW-R-39-2 genome encodes the following:
- a CDS encoding response regulator: MIKLSTRIITGMILALTLVLLPMAWYSVQKESGELRDIMRNQGEAVARSLAAFVIEPMVALDYPALEYALETMGRATEQIQYVEVRQKDKVLAHYGERQAKGEIFIVPIEMPGLHDAPKRYFGELELVYSPEHFERIVNNRVDDLLISSLVIFVILALSLRFVVSRLVTRRLTKLSKLTNRIIAEELREQVAHGAGSPVYGDELDLLRERFMTMLDGIHARDRARDEAEQTLRQLMVAVEQSPVGILMTNVQGGIEYVNSAFTQVSGYTFDEVRGQNPRILKSGLTPPEVYTDLWGTLLAGKVWKGEFTNRRKNGELFAEFCLISPVRGADGQISHYMATKEDITEKRENARELDRYRNHLEALVDERTTQLEEARAVAVEASQAKSVFLANMSHEIRTPMNAIMGMLHLMRRDTIDVQQHVRLDRIDAAARHLLSVINDILDLSKIEAGKLALEETRLHLPTLMDNTVAMLAERAADKGLALTLMPVRYDADLLGDPTRVMQGLINFAGNAIKFTERGSVILSCDVIEESAVDVLLRLNVSDTGIGISPEVLGRLFNAFEQADGSTTRKFGGTGLGLSITRSLAQLMGGQVGVESIPGQGSTFWFTARLRKAGQHLQAEPVVAETPPGEAIRRDFSGLPVLIVDDEMINREIAGEFLTETGLTVEFAENGLQAVELCRTHDYALVFMDMQMPVMDGLTATAQIRRLPNGLTLPILAMTANAFAEDREVCLAAGMTDFIPKPIDPERMFATVYRSLLKVRSTG, translated from the coding sequence ATGATCAAGCTTTCCACCCGAATCATTACCGGCATGATCCTGGCGCTCACGCTGGTCTTGCTGCCGATGGCCTGGTATTCGGTACAAAAGGAAAGCGGTGAGTTGCGCGACATCATGCGTAATCAAGGGGAGGCTGTTGCCAGGTCGTTGGCTGCATTTGTCATCGAACCGATGGTTGCCCTTGATTACCCTGCGCTGGAGTACGCTCTGGAGACCATGGGTCGGGCAACGGAGCAAATCCAGTACGTCGAGGTTCGCCAGAAGGACAAAGTCCTGGCGCACTACGGTGAACGTCAGGCCAAGGGCGAAATATTCATTGTGCCGATTGAAATGCCTGGTCTGCACGATGCGCCAAAGCGTTATTTCGGTGAGCTTGAACTGGTCTATTCGCCCGAGCATTTCGAGCGCATCGTCAATAACCGGGTCGATGACCTGCTCATTTCTTCCTTGGTCATTTTTGTCATCCTGGCCTTGAGTTTGCGTTTTGTTGTCTCCCGCCTGGTCACACGACGACTGACCAAGTTGAGCAAGCTGACCAACCGGATCATTGCCGAGGAGTTGCGCGAGCAGGTCGCGCATGGCGCTGGTTCGCCAGTCTATGGCGATGAACTGGATCTTCTGCGCGAACGTTTCATGACCATGCTGGATGGCATTCATGCCCGGGACCGGGCGCGCGACGAGGCCGAACAAACGCTGCGCCAGTTGATGGTTGCCGTCGAGCAAAGTCCGGTCGGTATCTTGATGACCAATGTCCAGGGGGGAATCGAGTACGTCAATTCCGCCTTTACACAAGTCAGCGGCTATACCTTCGATGAAGTACGCGGACAAAACCCCCGTATTTTGAAGTCTGGCCTGACGCCACCCGAGGTTTACACCGATCTTTGGGGGACTTTGCTGGCCGGCAAGGTCTGGAAAGGGGAATTTACCAACCGACGCAAGAACGGCGAACTGTTCGCCGAGTTCTGCCTGATTTCTCCGGTGCGCGGAGCGGATGGCCAGATCAGCCACTACATGGCGACGAAGGAGGACATTACCGAGAAACGCGAGAATGCCCGCGAGCTGGACCGCTATCGCAACCATCTCGAAGCCTTGGTTGACGAGCGGACCACCCAGCTTGAAGAGGCTCGTGCAGTGGCTGTCGAGGCAAGTCAGGCGAAGAGCGTTTTCCTGGCCAATATGAGTCATGAAATTCGTACGCCGATGAATGCCATCATGGGCATGTTGCACCTGATGCGGCGCGATACCATCGATGTCCAGCAGCATGTCCGCCTCGACCGGATTGATGCTGCCGCACGCCATCTGCTGAGCGTGATCAACGATATCCTCGATCTCTCAAAAATCGAGGCCGGCAAGCTGGCGCTGGAGGAAACACGCTTGCACCTGCCCACCTTGATGGATAACACCGTGGCGATGCTGGCTGAACGGGCCGCCGACAAAGGGCTGGCACTGACACTGATGCCGGTTCGCTATGACGCAGATCTGCTGGGCGATCCGACACGCGTGATGCAGGGGCTGATCAATTTTGCCGGAAATGCCATCAAGTTTACCGAGCGGGGCTCGGTGATCCTGAGTTGCGACGTCATCGAAGAAAGCGCCGTCGATGTCCTCCTGCGCCTGAATGTGAGCGATACCGGCATCGGCATATCGCCGGAGGTGCTTGGCCGTTTGTTCAATGCTTTTGAGCAGGCAGATGGTTCGACTACCCGCAAATTCGGCGGCACCGGTCTGGGTCTATCGATTACACGGAGCCTGGCCCAGTTGATGGGCGGGCAGGTTGGGGTTGAAAGTATTCCGGGGCAAGGCAGCACTTTTTGGTTCACCGCTCGTCTGCGCAAGGCCGGACAGCACTTGCAGGCCGAGCCGGTCGTGGCGGAAACGCCGCCGGGCGAAGCCATTCGTCGCGATTTTTCCGGATTGCCTGTGTTGATCGTCGATGACGAAATGATTAACCGGGAAATCGCCGGTGAATTCCTCACCGAAACGGGGTTGACCGTGGAATTTGCCGAAAACGGGCTGCAGGCAGTCGAACTTTGTCGAACCCATGATTACGCGCTGGTGTTCATGGACATGCAGATGCCGGTGATGGATGGCCTGACTGCCACGGCGCAGATTCGTCGCCTGCCGAATGGCCTGACGTTGCCTATCCTGGCAATGACGGCAAATGCCTTCGCCGAAGATCGTGAAGTCTGTCTGGCTGCCGGGATGACGGATTTCATTCCCAAGCCGATCGACCCGGAGCGCATGTTTGCAACGGTTTATCGCTCCCTGCTCAAGGTCCGATCGACCGGCTAG
- a CDS encoding PhnD/SsuA/transferrin family substrate-binding protein yields the protein MTYAAERPSEELRKIEPFQRHVEAVLNAKGFNLRIELRIFSTYTEAQEALYSGNFDFARIGPANYVLARERKAPVRLLVMESHQGDTFFEGAIFTRSDSGVTSMADIKGKRFAFGEQTSTTGAYLAQAALVQAGIKASDLGGFEYLGRHDKVALAVAAGTFDVGATNERTIEKYAGRGLKKLKTFVTPTQAWVVNERLDGRLADAMRTALLHVDQNALKYIDRDGFLPGRESYFDELRKAMRLSRQFGG from the coding sequence GTGACCTACGCAGCCGAGCGCCCAAGCGAGGAGTTGCGCAAGATCGAACCTTTTCAGCGCCATGTTGAAGCGGTTCTGAATGCCAAAGGATTCAATCTCAGGATTGAATTGCGGATTTTTTCCACCTACACCGAAGCTCAGGAAGCCCTGTACAGCGGCAACTTCGATTTTGCCCGTATCGGACCGGCCAATTACGTGCTTGCCAGGGAACGCAAGGCACCGGTTCGCTTGCTGGTGATGGAAAGCCACCAGGGAGATACCTTCTTTGAAGGGGCGATATTTACCCGGAGTGATTCCGGTGTGACCTCGATGGCCGATATCAAGGGCAAGCGTTTCGCCTTTGGCGAGCAGACATCGACGACCGGGGCGTATCTGGCTCAGGCGGCACTGGTTCAGGCTGGGATCAAAGCGAGCGATCTGGGTGGTTTCGAATACCTGGGTCGCCATGACAAGGTTGCGCTTGCCGTTGCTGCCGGGACCTTCGATGTGGGCGCGACGAACGAGCGGACCATTGAAAAATACGCCGGCCGTGGATTGAAAAAGCTGAAGACATTTGTCACGCCGACCCAAGCCTGGGTCGTCAATGAAAGGCTCGACGGGCGTTTGGCCGATGCAATGCGGACGGCGCTGTTGCATGTCGATCAGAATGCCTTGAAATACATCGATCGCGATGGTTTTCTGCCTGGGCGGGAAAGCTATTTCGATGAGCTGCGCAAGGCCATGCGTCTTTCCCGACAGTTCGGAGGCTGA